The Epinephelus lanceolatus isolate andai-2023 chromosome 21, ASM4190304v1, whole genome shotgun sequence genome has a segment encoding these proteins:
- the LOC117247054 gene encoding tripartite motif-containing protein 16-like, with translation MAQQGFELDLQKISCSICLDLVKNPVTLPCGHSYCFNCITNFWDGEDERRIYSCPQCRQSFTPRPVLMKSTMLADLVEALKKMGLQAAPADHCYAGAEDVACDVCTGRKLKAFKSCLQCVASYCEKHLQPHRDSAPLQKHKLVEPSKKLQENICSCHDEVMKMFCRTDQECICYLCSVEEHKGHDTVSAAAERTERQRELEGSRQNIQQRIQDTEKDVKLLQQEVEAISRSADKAVEHSEKIFPELIRLMEKRCSDVKQQLRWQQETEVRRVKELQEKLEQEITELKRKDAELEQLSHTEDHNLFLQSYPSLSALSEATHSSSINIIPCRYFEDVTAAVSGVRDKLQDALRETNVSLTGTEVDVSLPQPEPKTRAEFVRYSHQITLDPNTAHTQLLLSEGNTKVAVMSQPQSYSDHPDRFSDWCQVLSRESLTGRCYWEVEWSGEGVSVAVAYKNISRAGGWIECGFGRNDKSWALYCYNEGYDFLYNKVQTPVSGPRSSRVGVYLDHSAGVLSFYRVSETMTLLHRVQTTFTQPLYAGLRPHEKSTAELCKLK, from the coding sequence ATGGCGCAGCAAGGATTTGAGCTGGACCTCCAAAAAATCTCTTGTTCCATCTGCCTGGATCTAGTGAAGAATCCTGTGACTCTTCCCTGTGGACACAGCTACTGTTTCAACTGTATTACAAACTTTTGggatggagaggatgagaggagAATCTACAGCTGCCCTCAGTGTAGGCAGAGCTTCACACCGAGGCCTGTCCTGATGAAAAGCACCATGTTAGCAGATTTAGTGGAGGCCCTGAAGAAGATGGGACTccaagctgctcctgctgatcacTGCTATGCTGGAGCTGAAGATGTGGCCTGTGATGTCTGCACTGGGAGGAAACTGAAAGCCTTCAAGTCCTGTCTGCAGTGTGTGGCCTCTTACTGTGAAAAACACCTCCAGCCTCATCGTGACTCGGCTCCATTACAGAAACACAAGCTGGTGGAGCCCTCCAAGAAGCTGCAGGAGAACATCTGCTCTTGTCACGatgaggtgatgaagatgttctgCCGCACTGATCAGGAGTGTATCTGTTATCTCTGCTCTGTGGAGGAACATAAAGGCCACGACacagtgtcagctgcagcagaaaggactgagaggcagagagagctggaggggagtcgacaaaacatccagcagagaatccaggacacagagaaagatgtgaagctgctccaacaggaggtggaggctaTCAGTCGCTCTGCTGATAAAGCAGTGGAGCACAGTGAGAAGATCTTCCCTGAGCTGATCCGTCTCATGGAGAAAAGATGCtctgatgtgaagcagcagctcagatggCAGCAGGAAACTGAAGTGCGTCGCGTCAAAGAGCTTCAGGAGAAGCTGGAACAGGAGatcactgagctgaagaggaaagacgctgagctggagcagctctcacacacagaggatcacaACCTGTTTCTACAGAGCTACCCCTCActgtcagcactcagtgaagcCACACACTCATCCAGCATCAACATCATTCCTTGCCGCTACTTTGAGGACGTGACAGCGGCTGTGTCAGGAGTCAGAGATAAACTACAGGACGCTCTGAGGGAGACAAACGTCTCACTGACAGGGACTGAAGTGGATGTTTCACTGCCACAACCAGAGCCCAAGACCAGAGCTGAGTTTGTCAGATATTCACATCAAATCACTCTAGAtccaaacacagcacacacacagctgttacTATCTGAGGGGAACACAAAAGTGGCAGTAATGAGTCAACCACAGTCTTATTCTGATCACCCAGACAGATTCAGTGACTGGTGTCAGGTCCTGAGTAGAGAGAGTCTGACTGGacgttgttactgggaggtggagtggagtGGGGAGGGAGTTTCTGTAGCAGTCGCATACAAGAATATCAGCAGAGCAGGGGGCTGGATTGAATGTGGATTTGGACGAAATGACAAATCTTGGGCGTTATACTGTTACAATGAGGGTTATGACTTTTTGTACAACAAAGTCCAAACTCCCGTCTCAGGTCCTCGGTCCTCCAGAGTAGGAGTGTACCTGGATCACAGTGCAGGTGTTCTGTCCTTCTACCGGGTCTCTGAAACCATGACTCTCCTCCACCGAGTCCAGaccacattcactcagcctctctatgCTGGACTTCGGCCTCATGAAAAATCCACTGCTGAGCTGTGTAAACTCAAATAG
- the c21h10orf88 gene encoding ATPase PAAT — MVDIAVKSGAAWVCPDEGQLADVLLPVDVSNKDDHDEELGQSEGDETNRGGPVLLEQTEEGSPCVLTLHCSSCSPAAISRLLVTSEARTMEVYSQTGEYCGTVRGKRDNSVQTDSSDRGPFYKKQLILEHPSSACDVKLLSLGGRSSVLVCRVIVGLQPLPPCAARGPGIDMQQVQCLVEEMGTSLSPGAQHLMDMVHFQQKNQTSSLGGFLPLLMGGGVFSALAQGANISSAAFRDQPLPADSTPPVGSIRPAGEASPPQNGVMSDSSSVSSPDLPPSAVNTKNTASSENGGPVNHAQLAEMMSHFLKGQGPGEVMCSGPELLPVLQTLCGQVTKLRLDDAAAALAEKEKVMRNGTWELDSAMERRLEEMERRLKEHVDRRLDALEQKLEKALLSTLPHVALNQGGAASTGPSEQTAAASATH; from the exons ATGGTGGACATTGCCGTGAAGAGCGGAGCTGCGTGGGTGTGTCCCGATGAGGGACAGTTGGCTGATGTCCTGCTTCCTGTTGACGTCAGTAACAAAGACGATCACGATGAGGAGCTCGGTCAGTCAGAGGGAGACGAGACAAACAG GGGCGGCCCAGTGCTGTTGGAGCAGACGGAAGAAGGGTCTCCTTGTGTCTTGACGCTCCACTGCAGCTCCTGCTCACCTGCTGCCATCAGCCGCCTGCTGGTCACCAGCGAGGCCCGAACCATGGAGGTGTACAGCCAGACGGGAGAATACTGTGGGACAGTCCGCGGGAAGAGAGACAACAGTGTCCAGAcagacag CTCAGACAGAGGGCCTTTCTACAAGAAACAGCTGATCCTTGAGCACCCGTCCTCTGCCTGTGACGTGAAG CTGCTCTCCCTGGGCGGTCGAAGCAGCGTATTGGTGTGTCGAGTCATTGTGGGCCTTCAGCCTCTGCCGCCCTGCGCAGCCCGCGGTCCTGGCATTGATATGCAGCAGGTGCAGTGTCTGGTTGAGGAGATGGGAACAAGCCTCTCTCCAGGAGCCCAGCACCTCATGGACATGGTGCACTTCCAGCAGAAG AACCAGACCAGCTCTCTGGGCGGCTTCCTGCCTCTCCTGATGGGCGGTGGAGTTTTCTCTGCTCTGGCTCAAGGAGCCAACATCTCCTCAGCAGCCTTCAGAGACCAGCCGCTGCCTGCAGACTCCACG cctCCAGTCGGCTCCATCAGGCCTGCAGGTGAAGCTTCGCCGCCTCAGAACGGAGTGATGTCAGACagttcctctgtctcctccccgGACCTGCCGCCGTCTGCCGTCAACACCAAGAACACAG CGAGCAGTGAGAATGGAGGCCCTGTGAATCACGCCCAGCTGGCGGAGATGATGTCACACTTCCTGAAAGGGCAGGGGCCCGGCGAGGTGATGTGCTCGGGCCCCGAGCTGCTGCCCGTGCTGCAGACCCTCTGTGGTCAGGTGACGAAGCTGAGACTGGATGACGCGGCGGCGGCGCtggcagagaaggagaaggtGATGAGGAACGGAACGTG GGAGTTGGACTCAGCCATGGAGCGTCgtctggaggagatggagaggaggcTGAAGGAGCACGTTGACCGTCGCCTGGACGCTCTGGAGCAGAAGCTGGAGAAGGCCCTGCTGAGCACCCTGCCGCATGTCGCCCTCAACCAGGGAGGAGCAGCATCCACGGGACCGTCGGAGCAGACCGCCGCGGCATCGGCCACGCACTGA